From Nitratidesulfovibrio vulgaris str. Hildenborough, a single genomic window includes:
- a CDS encoding methyltransferase domain-containing protein, whose product MIRLSRDDVQWSGIRFLDPLCRACSHDGVWYKAILPGAEEAVRALMATGLYDRLAGEGLLAPVQEAEVRIEGFALVLRQHSEAYDVPARCWPTLQLRDACLAYLRLNEVLAEYGLGCIDGHTGNFVVQGADRPVWCDIGSFVPVGARDVAGLEEFVTSMLYPLLLRVQGPEWETVMRQGVSVGFPRTVLERMTGVSLTLGGTRRDMLRQLADYVQGVRFAWPDGVWGEYHTDDDLAAQPPQAHEDPLRAFAQSSRLEMVNRLVRLVGPRTVVDLGANAGFFSNLAASAGAEVLAVEPDDQAASRYHAALARRGGGVRVKVRVEGVGDAPGKRGELVMALALTHHLYFTHRYRLPIAARALAEHSEGALLTEFMPNGMGGTVPNPDPLPADYRLETFTDELARYFSRVEVIDYPMPAGHAKRVMVLCTGRLPRAITDTLTPDLGA is encoded by the coding sequence GTGATACGACTTTCAAGGGACGACGTGCAGTGGTCGGGAATCCGTTTTCTCGACCCTCTGTGCAGGGCGTGTTCGCACGACGGCGTGTGGTACAAGGCCATTCTGCCGGGCGCAGAGGAGGCCGTGCGTGCGCTCATGGCCACGGGGCTGTACGACCGCCTCGCCGGGGAAGGGCTTCTCGCCCCTGTGCAGGAGGCCGAAGTCCGTATCGAGGGCTTCGCCCTCGTGCTGCGCCAGCATTCAGAAGCCTACGACGTCCCGGCACGGTGCTGGCCCACGTTGCAGTTGCGCGATGCCTGCCTCGCCTACCTGCGCCTCAACGAGGTGCTTGCAGAATACGGGCTGGGCTGCATCGACGGGCATACGGGCAACTTCGTGGTGCAGGGGGCCGACAGGCCCGTGTGGTGCGACATCGGTTCCTTCGTCCCCGTGGGCGCGCGTGACGTGGCGGGGCTTGAGGAGTTCGTCACATCCATGCTCTATCCGCTGCTGCTGCGGGTACAGGGCCCGGAGTGGGAGACGGTGATGCGGCAGGGCGTGTCGGTGGGCTTTCCCCGCACCGTCCTTGAGCGCATGACGGGCGTCTCACTCACGCTGGGGGGCACGCGGCGTGACATGCTGCGCCAGCTTGCCGACTACGTGCAGGGGGTGCGCTTCGCATGGCCCGACGGCGTGTGGGGCGAATACCATACCGACGACGACCTCGCGGCACAGCCGCCGCAGGCCCACGAAGACCCGCTGCGCGCCTTCGCGCAGTCGTCGCGCCTCGAGATGGTGAACCGCCTTGTGCGCCTCGTCGGGCCCCGTACCGTGGTCGACCTCGGGGCCAACGCCGGTTTCTTCTCCAACCTCGCGGCATCCGCCGGGGCGGAGGTGCTGGCTGTGGAACCCGACGACCAGGCCGCCTCGCGTTACCATGCCGCGCTGGCCCGACGGGGGGGAGGCGTGCGGGTGAAGGTGCGGGTGGAGGGTGTGGGCGATGCCCCCGGCAAACGTGGTGAACTTGTGATGGCGCTGGCACTCACGCATCACCTCTATTTCACGCATCGCTACCGTCTGCCCATCGCGGCGAGGGCACTGGCTGAACACAGCGAAGGGGCACTGCTCACCGAGTTCATGCCCAACGGCATGGGGGGCACCGTGCCCAACCCCGACCCGCTGCCGGCGGACTACAGGCTTGAGACGTTCACGGATGAACTCGCCCGCTATTTCAGCAGGGTCGAGGTCATCGACTACCCCATGCCCGCCGGGCACGCCAAGCGCGTCATGGTGCTGTGCACCGGGCGGCTGCCCCGCGCTATCACCGATACCCTCACGCCCGACCTCGGTGCGTGA
- a CDS encoding methionyl-tRNA formyltransferase: MRVAFFGSYAWSVDYLAALHASPRTDVVLVVTRHDDLGSGGERTFATPVTEWCEAQVSGIAVFKPRSLKGDDALAVIGAARPDVVVSAGYSLLLPEDLYGGVAQAGINVHPSLLPQYRGADPVRRAILDGVAETGVSLHLLTQAFDEGPLLWQHRIGIDPAWNAGDVLREAGRIAAPALPDVVHGFVSGRLEPFDQQGEATLAPALEGAEVEVGRTHPVETARRLYRALAPYRFPLWVDGGRRAAIVEMDSVADARCETLTFADGEVRCRLEDVR; this comes from the coding sequence GTGCGTGTGGCCTTCTTCGGCAGCTACGCATGGAGTGTCGACTATCTTGCCGCACTGCACGCGAGTCCACGCACCGACGTGGTGCTGGTCGTCACCCGGCACGACGACCTCGGCAGCGGGGGCGAACGCACCTTCGCCACACCGGTGACGGAGTGGTGCGAGGCGCAGGTATCCGGCATCGCCGTCTTCAAGCCTCGCAGCCTCAAGGGTGACGACGCGCTGGCGGTCATCGGTGCGGCGCGGCCCGACGTGGTGGTCAGCGCCGGGTACTCCCTGCTGTTGCCGGAAGACCTCTACGGGGGCGTGGCACAGGCAGGCATCAACGTCCACCCCTCGTTGCTGCCGCAGTACAGGGGGGCCGACCCGGTGCGCCGTGCCATCCTCGACGGTGTGGCGGAGACGGGGGTGAGTCTGCATCTGCTCACGCAGGCATTCGACGAAGGGCCGTTGCTGTGGCAGCACCGCATCGGCATCGACCCCGCATGGAACGCGGGGGATGTGCTTCGCGAGGCCGGACGCATTGCGGCCCCGGCGCTGCCCGACGTGGTGCACGGATTCGTCTCCGGACGTCTTGAACCTTTCGACCAGCAGGGCGAGGCGACCCTCGCACCCGCACTGGAAGGGGCCGAGGTGGAGGTGGGGCGCACGCATCCCGTGGAGACGGCGCGCCGCCTGTACCGGGCACTGGCCCCCTACAGGTTTCCGTTGTGGGTGGACGGCGGACGCAGGGCCGCGATAGTGGAGATGGACAGTGTCGCAGATGCCCGGTGCGAGACGCTCACCTTCGCCGATGGCGAGGTGCGGTGCAGGCTGGAGGATGTGCGGTGA
- a CDS encoding glycosyltransferase — translation MVHDSNGASPSMAKALLHEARARLAEGDTRAALSVAERILSLDAAHEEAGGFVDALHAMPRPALSVVIPTCNRVDVLRLCLAHLEAQTLAAGDFEVVVVDDASSDDTPTFLEGYTAPFAFRHLRQPRRGGPARARNRGIAAARGDIVVFLNDDALLCPQGLEIHLTTHRAVPDATFSVLGRFDPPTDFSASPWGHVIAHSDLIFNYAGMRHGGVYDFLHYYTCNVSTPRVALIAAGGFDASFTGPLWGAEDIDIGLRLERIDVPVVYREDCTAIHQHDLSLDDMSRMFRVRGGGAVRIFARNHDQPCHYREIAAEDVAYWRNLPRRITHRVDALRDRLRAIDALPLPPGDDVPHRFTGEQFPRLVDLYFGLWRMRSNALLGLIDPLCQGLDHVLERCRESAQTLQSVARPLYFAALFLRWYYDTVGICASEHIHRVPDDDRCAAAATMPLPAFARPAHDVDTATPHASPGAAPHTPTVSAQGRILLACDFFWPSVGGTELFVEELGRQLITQGYTVDVACRRLAERPALRHDGMTIHEFDCYNRFHDGDMGRGLAAYRAHVLRGGYRAVLCLAHPDTWVCHALRDLPADRRPRIVMMPSINAANLALWDERGVMDEVRSVLRGADLHITVSERGCDAATLAAPHAGIDVPHLFIPHAVDDHAAPGDSRFRFGLAEDRPLVVCVGNFWPVKNQLEMLRVMTGAEGRWQLVLAGAALPWPGERAFFMDCWRTAARDPRVRIIGPLPPDEASALIRDADALLVPSVGESAGPLVVLQAMAHGTPWVATPGCNAVHDEAGGIIAPVEAFPDAVRSIIAAPEKARALAAAGREHWRTSFTWAKTLPLFVDAIEGRTAASGLHMPASLRALNDELARNLCGRHAPHATPDGIA, via the coding sequence ATGGTTCATGACAGCAACGGGGCCTCGCCCTCCATGGCGAAGGCCCTCCTCCATGAGGCCCGCGCACGCCTCGCCGAAGGCGACACACGGGCTGCGCTTTCCGTGGCGGAACGCATCCTCTCCCTCGATGCCGCCCATGAAGAGGCCGGAGGCTTCGTGGATGCGCTCCACGCCATGCCGCGTCCCGCACTCTCGGTGGTCATCCCCACCTGCAACAGGGTGGATGTGCTGCGCCTGTGCCTCGCGCATCTCGAAGCGCAGACCCTCGCAGCCGGCGACTTCGAGGTCGTGGTGGTGGACGATGCCTCCAGCGACGACACCCCCACCTTTCTTGAAGGCTACACCGCCCCCTTCGCCTTCAGGCATCTGCGGCAGCCACGCAGAGGAGGGCCTGCGAGGGCACGCAACAGGGGTATCGCCGCCGCGCGAGGCGACATCGTGGTCTTTCTCAACGACGATGCGCTCCTCTGCCCGCAAGGACTCGAGATACATCTCACCACGCACCGCGCCGTGCCCGACGCCACCTTCTCGGTACTGGGACGATTCGACCCGCCCACCGACTTCTCCGCATCGCCCTGGGGCCATGTCATCGCCCACTCCGACCTCATCTTCAATTACGCGGGGATGCGACACGGCGGCGTCTACGACTTCCTGCACTACTACACCTGCAACGTGAGCACGCCACGTGTGGCCCTCATCGCCGCCGGGGGGTTCGACGCCTCGTTCACAGGCCCGCTGTGGGGTGCGGAGGACATCGACATCGGCCTGCGGCTGGAACGCATCGACGTGCCCGTGGTCTACCGCGAGGACTGCACGGCCATCCATCAGCACGACCTTTCGCTGGATGACATGTCGCGCATGTTCCGTGTGCGCGGGGGCGGCGCGGTGCGCATCTTCGCCCGCAACCACGACCAGCCCTGCCACTACCGCGAGATAGCCGCCGAAGACGTGGCCTACTGGCGCAACCTCCCCCGTCGCATCACCCACAGGGTCGACGCCCTGCGAGACAGGCTGCGCGCCATCGACGCCCTGCCCCTGCCTCCCGGTGACGACGTGCCGCACCGCTTCACGGGCGAACAGTTTCCGCGCCTCGTCGACCTGTACTTCGGCCTGTGGCGTATGCGCAGCAACGCGCTGCTGGGACTCATCGACCCGTTGTGCCAGGGCCTCGACCATGTGCTCGAACGATGCCGCGAGAGTGCCCAGACCCTGCAATCCGTCGCGCGCCCGTTGTACTTCGCCGCGCTGTTCCTGCGCTGGTACTATGATACTGTAGGCATCTGTGCCTCGGAGCATATCCACCGCGTACCTGACGACGACCGTTGCGCCGCAGCCGCCACCATGCCCCTTCCGGCCTTCGCCAGACCCGCGCATGACGTGGATACCGCGACACCCCATGCATCACCCGGCGCGGCACCCCATACGCCGACCGTCTCCGCACAGGGCCGCATCCTTCTGGCATGCGACTTCTTCTGGCCTTCGGTGGGCGGCACTGAACTGTTCGTGGAAGAACTGGGGCGTCAACTCATCACGCAGGGCTACACGGTGGACGTGGCCTGCCGCAGGCTTGCCGAACGTCCCGCCCTCCGCCACGACGGCATGACCATCCACGAATTCGACTGCTACAACCGCTTCCACGACGGCGACATGGGCCGCGGGCTTGCCGCCTATCGCGCCCATGTGCTGCGCGGCGGTTACCGTGCCGTCCTGTGCCTCGCCCACCCCGACACATGGGTCTGCCATGCCCTGCGCGACCTGCCCGCAGACCGCCGCCCCCGCATCGTGATGATGCCCAGCATCAACGCCGCCAACCTCGCCCTCTGGGATGAGCGCGGCGTCATGGACGAGGTGCGCTCCGTGCTGCGTGGTGCCGACCTGCACATCACCGTCTCGGAACGCGGCTGCGATGCCGCCACCCTTGCCGCGCCGCATGCGGGCATCGACGTACCGCACCTCTTCATCCCCCACGCCGTGGACGACCACGCCGCACCGGGCGACAGCCGTTTCCGCTTCGGCCTTGCCGAGGACAGGCCCCTTGTCGTCTGCGTGGGCAACTTCTGGCCCGTCAAGAACCAGCTTGAGATGCTTCGGGTGATGACCGGCGCAGAGGGACGCTGGCAACTCGTCCTTGCAGGTGCTGCCCTGCCGTGGCCCGGCGAACGCGCCTTCTTCATGGACTGCTGGCGCACCGCCGCACGCGACCCGCGTGTACGCATCATCGGGCCACTGCCCCCGGACGAGGCTTCGGCCCTCATCCGCGACGCCGACGCCCTGCTCGTTCCCTCGGTGGGAGAGAGTGCCGGGCCGCTTGTGGTGCTGCAGGCCATGGCCCACGGCACACCGTGGGTCGCCACGCCCGGATGCAACGCCGTGCACGACGAGGCGGGCGGCATCATCGCCCCTGTCGAGGCGTTCCCGGACGCCGTGCGCAGCATCATCGCCGCGCCGGAGAAGGCCCGTGCCCTCGCCGCCGCGGGCCGTGAGCACTGGCGCACCTCTTTCACATGGGCAAAGACCCTGCCCCTCTTCGTGGACGCCATCGAGGGCCGCACCGCCGCCTCCGGGCTGCACATGCCCGCAAGCCTGCGCGCCCTGAACGACGAACTCGCCCGAAACCTGTGCGGACGACACGCCCCGCACGCCACACCGGACGGCATCGCATGA
- a CDS encoding class I SAM-dependent methyltransferase: MMPIADWCTDRVRSNTLMHEEGTQWYAPAIAGASSVAAALYDVNTYAAVLDVLERLEDDDYAVYLRRFMRQGMARYGAHWRYADICTVLHTLSRFLRVENYLEIGVRRGRSLAMVLDASPAASAVGFDLWMQDYAGMANPGPDHVAREMARLGHTGGLAFVSGDSAQTVPAYFAQNPAATFDLITVDGDHSPEGAMRDLVTVLPRLRVGGALVFDDIAHPELGYLYDIWRRVVQAQPNMSGYAFTEVGYGVAFAVRMR, translated from the coding sequence ATGATGCCCATCGCCGACTGGTGCACCGACAGGGTGCGCTCCAATACCCTCATGCACGAAGAGGGCACGCAGTGGTATGCCCCCGCCATCGCCGGGGCCTCTTCCGTGGCAGCGGCCCTGTACGACGTGAACACCTACGCCGCTGTGCTGGATGTGCTCGAACGCCTTGAGGATGACGACTATGCCGTCTACCTGCGCCGCTTCATGCGGCAGGGCATGGCCCGGTATGGCGCGCACTGGCGGTATGCCGACATCTGCACGGTGCTGCACACCCTTTCGCGCTTCCTGCGGGTGGAGAACTATCTTGAAATCGGCGTGCGGCGCGGGCGCAGCCTCGCCATGGTGCTCGATGCCAGCCCCGCCGCCTCTGCGGTGGGCTTCGACCTGTGGATGCAGGACTATGCGGGCATGGCGAACCCCGGCCCCGACCACGTGGCCCGCGAGATGGCGCGTCTCGGGCACACGGGCGGTCTCGCCTTCGTCAGCGGCGATTCGGCGCAGACCGTGCCTGCCTACTTTGCACAGAATCCTGCTGCCACCTTCGACCTCATCACCGTGGACGGCGACCACAGCCCCGAGGGGGCCATGCGCGACCTCGTGACCGTGCTGCCGCGTCTGCGTGTGGGCGGGGCACTGGTCTTCGACGACATCGCCCACCCTGAACTCGGCTACCTGTACGACATCTGGCGGCGCGTGGTGCAGGCGCAGCCCAACATGAGTGGCTACGCGTTCACCGAAGTGGGCTATGGCGTGGCCTTCGCCGTGAGGATGCGCTGA
- a CDS encoding glycosyltransferase family 2 protein produces the protein MTPHATPAPRVSAIVSLYNAERFVRGCLDDLLGQTLADSLEIIVIDACSPQGEGAIVQDYMRDHPNIVYVRTDEREGVYASWNRGVRLARAPYVTNANADDRHREDALERLAAALDEAPEAGFAYGDCRVGQTENERYADNAGQRVMRFPDFFAPATLLYCQLGPQPLWRRSVHDVVGFFDESYRACADWDFDIRLAAAFRGIHVPDALGLYLEHEAAITFRDDTMTRENDRVQRQWQHPEAVEERYRAAGVPCHTAEERALVHFDMALRALRFYPPWCYGAPAHNPGFARRCLRHALRLAPALAPAKELLALPDAVLTALDDLPSPLGLPSQATLAGVAAP, from the coding sequence ATGACCCCGCACGCCACCCCTGCGCCAAGAGTCTCAGCCATCGTCTCGCTGTACAATGCCGAACGATTCGTGCGCGGCTGCCTCGACGACCTGCTGGGGCAGACACTTGCGGATTCGCTTGAAATCATCGTCATCGACGCCTGTTCACCGCAGGGCGAAGGTGCCATCGTGCAGGACTACATGCGCGACCACCCGAACATCGTGTACGTTCGCACCGATGAACGCGAAGGCGTCTACGCCAGCTGGAATCGCGGGGTGCGCCTTGCCCGCGCCCCGTACGTGACCAACGCCAACGCCGACGACAGGCACCGCGAGGATGCGCTTGAACGCCTTGCCGCAGCCCTCGACGAGGCCCCCGAAGCGGGCTTCGCCTATGGCGACTGCCGCGTGGGACAGACAGAGAACGAACGCTACGCCGACAACGCCGGGCAGCGTGTCATGCGCTTTCCCGACTTCTTCGCGCCCGCCACGCTTCTCTACTGCCAGTTGGGACCGCAACCGCTATGGCGCAGAAGTGTGCACGACGTCGTCGGCTTCTTCGATGAAAGCTACCGCGCCTGTGCCGACTGGGATTTCGACATCCGCCTCGCTGCCGCCTTCCGGGGCATCCACGTGCCCGACGCGCTGGGGCTGTACCTCGAACATGAGGCCGCCATCACCTTTCGCGACGACACCATGACGCGTGAGAACGACAGGGTGCAACGCCAGTGGCAGCACCCCGAAGCCGTGGAAGAACGCTACCGCGCTGCGGGCGTGCCCTGCCATACGGCAGAGGAGCGTGCCCTCGTCCACTTCGACATGGCGCTGCGGGCCCTGCGCTTCTATCCGCCGTGGTGCTACGGTGCCCCGGCGCACAATCCCGGCTTCGCAAGGCGTTGCCTGCGCCACGCCCTGCGCCTTGCGCCCGCCCTCGCCCCTGCCAAGGAACTTCTCGCCCTGCCGGACGCCGTCCTCACCGCGCTTGACGACCTGCCTTCACCGCTGGGGCTGCCCTCGCAGGCGACCCTTGCCGGGGTCGCGGCGCCATGA
- a CDS encoding glycosyltransferase family 4 protein: protein MRIGICIQWGVEGWTGGINYLRHLVLGAASLPPRLRPRIVLLFEAAQAAALPLYESIVPLADEVRVMHGTRDAAGVYHVHDPETVFAGLDIAYPLPHGFADVPSGLPRLFWIPDFQHRHLPRFFPERELAERDALFSAIGRSADVVVLSSEAARRDVMAFYGVPRERTFVLPFCTVGEEDWYAGDVAAVQARHGIAPGYLMCCNQFWAHKDHLTLFRALARLRAEGGVPQLVCTGGTDDYRDPKHFPMLLRALDRLGIAEQVRILGLIDRRDQIQLLRGADAVVQPSLFEGWSTVVEDARALGKTIVLSDIDVHLEQDPPHGHTFRAGDPADLARALQEAQGDFTPTAGTERETEARADNAERLLRFGMGLVHLARAAQEARPDCVG, encoded by the coding sequence ATGCGCATAGGCATCTGCATCCAGTGGGGCGTGGAGGGGTGGACGGGCGGCATCAACTACCTGCGCCACCTCGTACTGGGGGCGGCATCGCTGCCGCCGCGCCTGCGGCCGCGCATCGTACTGCTCTTCGAGGCGGCACAGGCTGCGGCCCTGCCCCTGTACGAGAGCATCGTGCCGCTGGCGGACGAGGTTCGCGTCATGCACGGCACCCGCGACGCCGCCGGAGTCTACCATGTCCATGACCCGGAGACGGTCTTCGCGGGGCTGGACATCGCCTATCCGCTGCCCCACGGCTTCGCTGACGTCCCTTCCGGGCTTCCGCGTCTTTTCTGGATTCCCGATTTCCAGCATCGCCATCTGCCGCGCTTCTTCCCCGAACGTGAACTTGCCGAACGCGACGCCCTGTTCTCCGCCATAGGCCGCAGTGCCGACGTGGTGGTGCTCAGCAGCGAGGCGGCGCGGCGTGACGTCATGGCGTTCTACGGTGTACCGCGAGAACGTACCTTCGTGCTGCCGTTCTGCACCGTGGGCGAGGAAGACTGGTACGCGGGCGATGTGGCGGCGGTGCAGGCTCGTCATGGTATCGCCCCCGGCTACCTCATGTGCTGCAACCAATTCTGGGCGCACAAGGACCACCTGACGTTGTTCAGGGCACTGGCGCGTTTGCGTGCGGAAGGGGGCGTGCCGCAGCTGGTATGCACCGGCGGTACCGACGACTACCGCGACCCGAAGCACTTTCCCATGCTGCTGCGTGCCCTCGACCGTCTGGGCATCGCGGAACAGGTGCGCATTCTCGGCCTCATCGACCGGCGCGACCAGATTCAGCTCTTGCGGGGTGCCGATGCGGTGGTGCAGCCTTCGCTGTTCGAGGGGTGGAGTACCGTGGTCGAGGACGCGCGCGCCCTTGGCAAGACCATCGTGCTGTCAGACATCGACGTGCATCTGGAACAGGACCCGCCGCACGGCCACACCTTCCGTGCGGGCGACCCCGCAGACCTTGCCCGTGCACTGCAAGAGGCGCAGGGCGACTTCACCCCCACGGCGGGTACGGAACGCGAGACAGAGGCGCGTGCCGACAACGCCGAACGTCTGCTGCGCTTCGGCATGGGGCTGGTGCATCTCGCCCGTGCCGCGCAGGAGGCGCGCCCCGATTGCGTTGGTTGA
- a CDS encoding class I SAM-dependent methyltransferase, protein MSTNDDIRLLLCDPATLGEMTADGVHGRFALAGCVHNPDMFGAVEAAPGLYLLPETGWREGAALCVGEARPVGDDAGLGTTVSATQKGALRHRLEGAPCWKGKGYLLFFDTANDYRIIFPRPTREKLAEHYRAFESSPSLRNFNFEYHAFVLCRAIGRETLDGLDVLDVASGNGSFLSVLRGKGAHVTGFEPSESECREAAKSGLELINAPFTPAMLPEGRQYDVVIAGNIFEHVPDPVPFMERIRARLKPGGWLFFQIPNDFNAIQMKYLERSGSDAWFVAPPDHLNYWDVPQARRFVDAQGFDVVHEEAQFPIEMFLLMGMDYRKQPELGRQAHLMRCAFEDSFADDMGTLSRFYASLIGGGFGRDYVAVLRKRP, encoded by the coding sequence ATGAGCACCAACGACGACATCAGACTTCTGCTGTGCGACCCCGCGACCCTGGGCGAGATGACCGCCGACGGCGTGCATGGACGCTTCGCCCTTGCGGGGTGTGTGCACAATCCCGACATGTTCGGTGCGGTGGAGGCGGCACCGGGCCTGTACCTGCTGCCCGAGACGGGCTGGCGAGAGGGCGCGGCGCTGTGCGTCGGCGAGGCGCGCCCCGTGGGTGACGACGCCGGACTCGGCACCACGGTGTCCGCAACGCAGAAGGGTGCCCTGCGGCACCGTCTCGAGGGCGCACCCTGCTGGAAGGGCAAGGGCTATCTGCTCTTCTTCGATACGGCCAACGACTACCGCATCATCTTCCCGCGGCCTACGCGCGAGAAGCTGGCGGAACACTACCGCGCCTTCGAGAGTTCGCCCTCATTGCGCAACTTCAATTTCGAATACCACGCCTTCGTGCTGTGCCGCGCCATCGGGCGCGAGACGCTGGACGGGCTGGACGTGCTTGACGTGGCGTCGGGCAACGGCAGCTTCCTCTCTGTGCTGCGCGGCAAGGGGGCCCATGTCACCGGCTTCGAACCTTCCGAATCGGAGTGCCGCGAGGCGGCCAAGTCGGGGCTGGAACTCATCAACGCACCGTTCACGCCCGCCATGCTGCCCGAAGGCAGGCAATACGACGTGGTCATCGCGGGCAACATCTTCGAACATGTGCCCGACCCCGTGCCCTTCATGGAGCGCATCCGTGCGCGGCTGAAACCGGGGGGGTGGCTCTTCTTCCAGATTCCCAACGACTTCAACGCCATCCAGATGAAGTATCTGGAGCGTTCCGGTTCCGACGCATGGTTCGTGGCCCCGCCCGACCACCTCAACTACTGGGACGTGCCGCAGGCAAGGCGCTTCGTCGATGCGCAGGGCTTCGACGTGGTACACGAGGAGGCGCAGTTCCCCATCGAGATGTTCCTGCTCATGGGCATGGACTACCGCAAGCAGCCTGAGCTCGGGCGGCAGGCGCACCTCATGCGCTGCGCCTTCGAAGACAGCTTCGCCGACGACATGGGTACGCTCTCGCGGTTCTATGCGAGCCTCATAGGGGGCGGGTTCGGTCGCGACTATGTGGCCGTGCTCCGTAAACGGCCATGA
- a CDS encoding multinuclear nonheme iron-dependent oxidase: MSGVRLCVPVTDCYAGARHDIDPYLGGVEFKGGTPPCPVPDGVDVLMESPHGIISDDLWVWLERQRVFDFMAARGIRSFACDLGPACRRYENRPTAGRFVRSYPASEVLGQDALIEVAQEGVARIREHFDGTLKFEILNYYPTGVYDHVCDPAFIHRFLDALDAQLLLDIGHARISAAHLGYDFAAYLDALPLHRVTEVHYSRPGLELGVWEDTHERPGADEALALRHILARAPVRHVVIEYYASPADLLSTVRDLHTLLVEVAA, translated from the coding sequence ATGAGCGGCGTGCGGCTGTGCGTGCCCGTGACGGACTGCTACGCCGGGGCGCGTCATGACATCGACCCGTATCTCGGCGGGGTGGAGTTCAAGGGCGGCACACCGCCGTGCCCCGTGCCCGATGGCGTCGACGTGCTGATGGAGTCGCCCCACGGCATCATCAGCGACGACCTGTGGGTATGGCTGGAACGCCAGCGGGTGTTCGACTTCATGGCGGCGCGGGGCATACGCTCGTTCGCGTGCGACCTCGGCCCCGCCTGCCGCCGTTACGAGAATCGTCCCACCGCAGGCCGCTTCGTGCGCTCGTACCCTGCCAGCGAGGTCCTCGGGCAGGATGCGCTCATCGAGGTGGCGCAGGAGGGCGTCGCGCGTATCCGTGAGCACTTCGACGGCACACTCAAGTTCGAGATTCTCAACTACTATCCCACGGGCGTGTACGACCACGTGTGCGACCCGGCCTTCATCCACCGCTTCCTCGACGCGCTGGATGCCCAGTTGCTGCTCGACATCGGCCACGCCCGCATCAGCGCGGCGCATCTCGGCTATGATTTCGCGGCGTACCTCGACGCCCTGCCCCTGCATCGCGTCACCGAGGTGCACTACAGCAGGCCGGGGCTTGAGCTTGGCGTGTGGGAAGACACCCACGAGAGACCCGGCGCGGATGAGGCGCTGGCCCTGCGGCACATCCTCGCCCGCGCCCCCGTGCGGCATGTGGTGATCGAGTACTACGCCTCGCCCGCCGACCTTCTGTCCACGGTGCGCGACCTGCACACTCTGCTGGTGGAGGTGGCTGCATGA
- a CDS encoding NAD-dependent epimerase/dehydratase family protein: MATVLVTGATGFIGSHVVEALAPRHDVVGLASSVYPSPRDAVRHVRMTLPHPDLEELVATLRPDVVVHCAGVASVGLSMHSPGVDFQSGPPVVFQLFDAIRKAGLASKVVLLSSAAVYGNPQSLPVGEDAPRAPISPYGWHKGMCEDIAQEFHGTYGIRSAVLRIFSCYGAGLRKQLLWDAAHKLLEGAFVFDGTGDETRDFIHVRDVAAFVTRLVEGWPDGGCVVCNVASGEATRIADLLALLPEAFGLSGVVPVFTGRVRGGDPHHWRADISRARQMGLAPAVSLEEGVREYATWFFAVTGGERA, from the coding sequence ATGGCGACGGTGCTTGTCACCGGTGCGACAGGCTTCATCGGCAGCCATGTGGTGGAGGCGCTGGCACCCCGGCACGACGTGGTGGGACTCGCCTCGTCGGTCTACCCGTCGCCGCGTGACGCCGTGCGGCACGTGCGCATGACGTTGCCGCACCCCGACCTTGAAGAACTTGTGGCCACCCTGCGCCCCGACGTGGTGGTGCACTGCGCCGGTGTGGCCTCGGTGGGCCTTTCGATGCATAGCCCCGGCGTGGACTTCCAGTCCGGCCCGCCCGTGGTGTTCCAGCTTTTCGACGCCATCCGCAAGGCGGGTCTTGCGTCGAAGGTCGTGCTGCTGTCCAGTGCGGCGGTCTACGGCAATCCGCAGAGTCTGCCCGTGGGTGAAGACGCCCCGCGCGCCCCCATCTCCCCCTATGGCTGGCACAAGGGCATGTGCGAGGACATCGCGCAGGAGTTTCACGGCACCTACGGTATCCGCAGCGCGGTCTTGCGCATCTTTTCATGTTACGGGGCCGGGCTGCGGAAGCAGCTTCTCTGGGACGCCGCGCACAAGTTGCTGGAGGGGGCGTTCGTCTTCGATGGCACGGGCGACGAGACGCGTGACTTCATCCACGTGCGTGATGTGGCGGCGTTCGTGACCCGTCTCGTCGAAGGCTGGCCCGATGGCGGTTGCGTGGTGTGCAACGTCGCCAGCGGCGAGGCGACTCGCATCGCAGACCTGCTGGCGCTGCTGCCGGAGGCTTTCGGGCTTTCCGGGGTCGTTCCGGTGTTCACAGGGCGGGTACGCGGCGGTGACCCGCACCACTGGCGGGCCGACATCTCCCGTGCGCGGCAGATGGGCCTTGCCCCGGCGGTGTCGCTGGAGGAGGGCGTGCGCGAGTACGCAACGTGGTTTTTTGCCGTCACCGGCGGAGAGAGGGCATGA